A DNA window from Coffea arabica cultivar ET-39 chromosome 6c, Coffea Arabica ET-39 HiFi, whole genome shotgun sequence contains the following coding sequences:
- the LOC140008281 gene encoding auxin response factor 18-like: MIAFMDSRDKVHETEKCLDSQLWHACAGSMVQMPPANSKVLYFPQGHAEHACGNVDFGNCPLIPAYTRCRVSAIKFMADSETDEVFAKVRLIPIEGNGADFDEDGVGGVSGMDDREKPTSFAKTLTQSDANNGGGFSVPRYCAETIFPRLDYSADPPVQTILAKDVHGDTWKFRHIYRGTPRRHLLTTGWSTFVNSKKLVAGDSIVFLRAKNGDLCVGIRRARRGVGGGLEPSSGWNAAGRSCVMPHGGFSAFLREDESKLMRNGSESSSGTSMGRGRLKAESVTEAATLAANGQPFEIVYYPRASNPEFCVKASLVRAALQIHWCSGMRFKMPFETEDSSRISWFMGTVSSVQVADPIRWPDSPWRLLQVTWDEPDLLQNVKRVSPWLVELVSNMPTIHLFPFSPPRKKLRLPQHSQFPLDGQLPAPTFSGNHLLGPSSHFGCLPDNTPAGMQGARHAQYGLSLSDLHFNKLQSGLFPVGLQPLYPTALPGHSNRPIIHKPSSGENISCLLTAGSSAQSAEKIGSCKAPQFVLFGQPILTEQQISLSCSGDAVSPVRTGNSSSDDNADKMGNTSDVSGSALNLEGVNERSSCEGSEDNLDIGHCKVFMESEDVGRTLDLSLLESYEQLYEKLAEMFGVRTSEVLNHVLYRDRTGAVRQLGDETFSVFAKTARRLTILTDSSSDNVGPYTAEIMRKTSVSNCMAG, from the exons ATGATTGCGTTTATGGACTCGAGGGATAAAGTACACGAAACTGAAAAGTGCTTGGATTCTCAATTATGGCATGCCTGTGCCGGTAGTATGGTTCAAATGCCGCCGGCGAATTCGAAAGTCTTGTACTTTCCCCAGGGACACGCGGAGCATGCTTGCGGCAATGTGGATTTCGGGAATTGCCCTCTAATTCCAGCCTATACCCGTTGTAGAGTATCTGCTATTAAGTTCATGGCGGATTCCGAGACTGACGAGGTTTTTGCGAAAGTTCGGCTGATTCCCATAGAGGGAAATGGTGCTGATTTTGATGAGGACGGAGTTGGGGGGGTGAGCGGGATGGATGACCGAGAAAAGCCCACCTCCTTTGCCAAGACACTGACACAATCAGATGCAAATAATGGGGGAGGCTTTTCAGTTCCAAGGTATTGTGCAGAGACCATTTTTCCTCGGCTGGACTACTCTGCAGATCCTCCTGTTCAAACCATCCTTGCAAAAGATGTTCATGGGGACACTTGGAAATTCCGGCATATATACAGAGGGACACCTAGGCGTCATCTTTTAACAACTGGATGGAGCACTTTTGTGAACAGTAAGAAATTGGTTGCTGGGGATTCCATTGTTTTTCTTAGAGCGAAGAATGGGGATCTCTGCGTTGGAATCCGGCGTGCAAGGCGGGGGGTTGGAGGTGGACTTGAACCGTCATCAGGGTGGAATGCGGCAGGAAGGAGTTGTGTCATGCCGCACGGGGGATTTTCAGCATTTCTAAGGGAAGATGAAAGCAAGTTGATGAGGAACGGTAGTGAAAGCAGTAGTGGAACTTCAATGGGCAGAGGAAGATTGAAGGCGGAATCTGTTACTGAGGCTGCAACTCTTGCAGCCAACGGACAGCCCTTTGAAATAGTTTACTACCCTAGAGCTAGTAATCCGGAGTTCTGTGTGAAGGCCTCCCTTGTAAGGGCAGCATTACAGATCCACTGGTGTTCCGGTATGAGGTTCAAGATGCCCTTTGAAACCGAGGATTCTTCACGAATAAGTTGGTTTATGGGAACCGTATCTTCCGTTCAAGTTGCAGATCCCATTCGCTGGCCAGATTCCCCTTGGAGACTTCTCCAG GTGACCTGGGATGAGCCAGATTTGCTTCAGAACGTGAAAAGAGTCAGTCCGTGGCTGGTAGAATTAGTGTCGAACATGCCTACCATTCATCTGTTCCCCTTCTCTCCTCCTCGGAAAAAATTGAGATTACCACAACATTCACAGTTTCCTCTTGATGGTCAACTTCCAGCGCCAACATTTTCTGGAAACCACCTTCTTGGGCCCAGCAGCCATTTTGGTTGTCTACCTGACAACACTCCTGCTGGCATGCAGGGAGCCAGGCATGCTCAATATGGATTATCATTATCTGATCTCCACTTCAATAAACTGCAGTCAGGTCTGTTTCCGGTAGGTCTTCAGCCTCTTTATCCTACTGCTCTACCTGGGCACTCCAATCGTCCAATCATTCACAAGCCCAGCAGCGGTGAGAATATTTCCTGCCTGCTAACAGCGGGAAGTTCTGCTCAGAGTGCAGAGAAAATTGGTAGCTGCAAGGCACCCCAATTTGTTCTATTTGGTCAACCAATTCTAACCGAGCAGCAAATCTCGCTGAGCTGCTCCGGAGATGCAGTTTCACCAGTTCGCACAGGCAACAGTTCTTCTGATGATAATGCAGATAAGATGGGAAATACTTCTGATGTTTCAGGTTCTGCACTTAATCTGGAAGGTGTGAATGAACGGTCCTCGTGTGAAGGGTCTGAGGATAACTTGGATATTGGTCACTGTAAGGTATTCATGGAGTCGGAAGATGTAGGTCGTACGCTCGACCTCTCATTGCTGGAATCTTATGAGCAACTGTATGAGAAATTAGCGGAAATGTTTGGCGTTAGGACTTCAGAGGTGTTGAACCATGTGCTTTACCGGGATAGGACAGGTGCTGTAAGGCAACTTGGTGATGAAACGTTTAG TGTTTTCGCCAAAACAGCGAGAAGGTTGACAATTCTAACAGATTCGAGCAGTGACAATGTAGGGCCGTATACGGCAGAGATAATGAGGAAAACATCCGTTTCCAACTGTATGGCCGGATGA